One window from the genome of Sphaerotilus microaerophilus encodes:
- a CDS encoding LysR family transcriptional regulator, protein MELRHLRYFVCVADEQNIGRAALRLHISQPPLTRQIQQLEEQLGAQLFRRTSRGVELTHAGRVLYDDARNILALSDRAAERASKAAQGLLGRVDVAIFGSGIFGAIPQLLRRFREAYPEVNIVLHTMNKEEQLDALRHQRVTLAFNRLMRPVDGLVCETLLTEPLYVAIPSGDRLAARTAVAFSELEGQPLVLFPTGSRPSFIDRVHEMCRASGFTPQVAQEVGDVVHAIALVATGFGICLVPHSATAMAVPGVTYRPLHHPTQSRVDLCCIYRADDDSQILGALLGSMRQSVTRLDLP, encoded by the coding sequence GTGGAACTGAGACACCTGCGCTACTTCGTCTGCGTCGCCGATGAGCAGAACATCGGCCGCGCGGCGCTGCGCCTGCACATCTCCCAGCCGCCGCTGACGCGGCAGATCCAGCAGCTCGAAGAGCAGCTGGGCGCGCAGCTGTTCCGGCGCACCAGCCGGGGCGTGGAGCTGACCCACGCCGGGCGGGTGCTCTACGACGATGCGCGCAACATCCTCGCGCTGTCGGACCGCGCCGCCGAGCGCGCCAGCAAGGCCGCGCAGGGCCTGCTCGGGCGGGTGGACGTGGCGATCTTCGGCTCGGGCATCTTCGGCGCCATCCCGCAACTGCTGCGGCGCTTCCGCGAGGCCTACCCGGAGGTGAACATCGTGCTGCACACGATGAACAAGGAGGAGCAGCTCGACGCCCTGCGCCACCAGCGCGTCACCCTGGCCTTCAACCGCCTGATGCGCCCGGTGGACGGCCTGGTCTGCGAGACGCTGCTGACCGAGCCGCTGTACGTGGCCATTCCCTCGGGCGACCGGCTGGCCGCCCGCACCGCGGTGGCCTTCAGCGAGCTGGAGGGCCAGCCGCTGGTGCTGTTTCCCACCGGCTCGCGGCCCAGCTTCATCGACCGCGTGCACGAGATGTGCCGCGCCAGCGGCTTCACACCGCAGGTGGCCCAGGAGGTCGGCGATGTGGTGCATGCCATTGCCCTGGTGGCCACCGGCTTCGGCATCTGCCTGGTGCCTCACTCCGCCACCGCGATGGCCGTGCCGGGCGTGACCTACCGCCCGCTGCACCACCCCACGCAGTCACGCGTGGATCTGTGCTGCATCTACCGCGCCGACGACGACTCGCAGATCCTGGGCGCCCTGCTGGGCTCGATGCGCCAGAGCGTCACCCGGCTGGATCTGCCCTGA
- the cybH gene encoding Ni/Fe-hydrogenase, b-type cytochrome subunit, whose translation MSTSTTQKLADATGIDTAAVEHGATTKSVYVYEAPVRAWHWVNALAITVLAVTGYFIGAPLPTMPGEASEHYLMGYIRFAHFSAAYVFAVGLLGRIYWAIVGNHHAHELFVLPIFTPAYWREVITMLKWYAFLIPQPSQYVGHNPMARLAMFFGFFLFSVFMVCTGFAMYGEGAQMGSWQEVMFGWVITLFDHNSQNLHTWHRMGMWGMVIFVTLHVYAAIREDIMGRQSMVSTMISGYRTFKR comes from the coding sequence ATGAGCACCTCCACCACACAGAAGCTTGCCGATGCCACCGGCATCGACACCGCGGCGGTCGAGCACGGCGCCACCACCAAGTCGGTCTACGTCTACGAGGCGCCGGTGCGGGCCTGGCACTGGGTGAACGCCCTGGCCATCACGGTGCTGGCCGTCACCGGCTACTTCATCGGCGCGCCGCTGCCGACGATGCCCGGCGAGGCCAGCGAGCACTACCTGATGGGCTACATCCGCTTCGCCCACTTCAGTGCGGCCTATGTGTTCGCGGTGGGCCTGCTGGGGCGCATCTACTGGGCCATCGTGGGCAACCACCACGCGCATGAGCTGTTCGTGCTGCCCATCTTCACGCCGGCCTACTGGCGCGAGGTGATCACGATGCTGAAGTGGTACGCCTTCCTGATCCCGCAGCCCAGCCAGTACGTGGGCCACAACCCGATGGCGCGCCTGGCGATGTTCTTCGGCTTCTTCCTGTTCTCGGTCTTCATGGTCTGCACCGGCTTCGCGATGTACGGCGAAGGCGCGCAGATGGGATCGTGGCAGGAGGTGATGTTCGGCTGGGTGATCACCCTGTTCGACCACAACAGCCAGAACCTGCACACCTGGCACCGCATGGGCATGTGGGGCATGGTGATCTTCGTGACGCTGCACGTCTACGCCGCGATCCGCGAGGACATCATGGGCCGCCAGAGCATGGTGTCCACCATGATCTCCGGCTACCGCACCTTCAAGAGGTGA
- a CDS encoding HigA family addiction module antitoxin has protein sequence MEGLHVPRGVPLRRPIHPGRLLDHLVLTPLAINQSAAARLLGISRRRVNELVQGQRAMSPDTAIRCALAFGVDAGFWLEQQSRWDSWHHWQALRRSATHRPLSSRCRRANCASDTLLFRPGGSS, from the coding sequence GTGGAGGGGCTTCATGTGCCGCGTGGCGTGCCGCTGCGCCGGCCGATCCACCCGGGCCGCCTGCTGGACCACCTGGTGCTCACGCCACTGGCGATCAACCAGAGCGCCGCCGCCCGCCTGCTGGGCATCTCGCGCCGGCGCGTCAACGAGCTGGTGCAGGGCCAGCGCGCGATGTCGCCGGACACCGCGATCCGCTGCGCACTGGCCTTCGGGGTGGACGCCGGCTTCTGGCTTGAGCAGCAGTCCCGCTGGGACAGCTGGCACCACTGGCAGGCCCTGCGCCGTTCAGCCACCCATCGGCCCCTATCCTCCCGGTGTCGGCGCGCGAACTGCGCGTCTGACACCCTCCTTTTCCGCCCCGGCGGTTCCTCCTGA
- a CDS encoding PIN domain-containing protein — protein MVERVILVDYENVQPIAEELQRVDAMRDRLKIFHGPGQNSLPIRLAAALLPIGPAVELIQCEKSGKDALDFHLAFHLGRLSVQHPQAEFVIVSRDRKGFAQMVEHGIKLGCRVMLVPSMLDATAAPATKAATGIGGGDAAIGAKTSIAEPSASGGTPPREASTPEAAGSALAAALAFPARKAPATKAPAKKVPAKKAAAKKAAAKKAAATKAVAKKASAKDAPAEKPAAKKAPAKKGAAGKTASESAPAKSAAKTAAGVSVAAAQTEPLGSLGPLELSPAAPPPVPSVVPIVDPAPALKTLRQAPAPADVAKVIAGLSKVAPDKRPAKAATLLRHLESHLRADLTEAGVAELLRSLRAQGWISDGPGGKVEYHLQRP, from the coding sequence ATGGTTGAGCGGGTCATCCTGGTGGACTACGAAAATGTCCAGCCCATCGCCGAGGAGTTGCAGCGCGTCGATGCCATGCGGGATCGGCTGAAGATCTTCCACGGACCTGGGCAGAACTCGCTGCCGATCCGGCTGGCGGCGGCGCTGCTGCCAATCGGCCCCGCGGTGGAGCTGATCCAGTGCGAGAAATCGGGCAAGGATGCGCTGGACTTCCACCTGGCCTTTCACCTGGGCAGGCTATCGGTCCAGCACCCGCAGGCCGAGTTCGTGATCGTCTCGCGTGATCGCAAGGGCTTTGCGCAGATGGTCGAACACGGCATCAAGCTCGGCTGCAGGGTGATGCTGGTCCCGTCGATGCTCGATGCGACGGCCGCTCCCGCAACCAAGGCCGCTACAGGCATTGGCGGCGGGGATGCCGCCATCGGCGCCAAGACGTCCATTGCGGAGCCATCGGCGTCCGGCGGTACGCCACCGCGCGAAGCCTCTACTCCCGAGGCGGCCGGCTCGGCGTTGGCAGCCGCCTTGGCATTCCCGGCAAGAAAAGCGCCCGCAACGAAGGCGCCTGCGAAGAAGGTGCCGGCCAAGAAAGCCGCTGCCAAGAAAGCAGCCGCCAAAAAAGCAGCTGCCACGAAAGCCGTTGCCAAGAAGGCGTCGGCGAAGGACGCGCCCGCGGAGAAGCCAGCTGCCAAGAAGGCACCGGCGAAGAAGGGGGCTGCCGGGAAAACAGCCAGCGAGTCAGCGCCCGCCAAGTCAGCGGCCAAGACGGCGGCGGGCGTGTCCGTTGCGGCCGCGCAGACGGAGCCGCTGGGTTCGTTGGGTCCGTTGGAACTGAGTCCGGCGGCCCCGCCCCCCGTTCCTTCCGTGGTCCCGATCGTGGACCCGGCACCTGCCCTGAAAACACTGCGCCAGGCACCGGCGCCCGCGGACGTGGCCAAGGTCATCGCAGGATTGAGCAAGGTTGCCCCCGACAAGCGCCCCGCCAAGGCCGCGACGCTGCTGCGTCATCTGGAGTCCCACCTGCGGGCTGACTTGACGGAAGCCGGCGTCGCCGAGTTGCTGCGCAGCTTGCGTGCCCAGGGCTGGATCAGCGATGGGCCGGGCGGGAAAGTGGAGTACCACCTGCAGCGGCCCTGA
- a CDS encoding hydrogenase, with protein sequence MSYDTAHPLQQRLVQQFGARWITPETLDAFLAEAGDRVLFLSGDPVRFPEALDVAVVLPELQAAHPGRFAVGVVDREHETEIARRFGSNRWPALVFLRDGAYVTVLPGMHDWTEYVAKVGEALEAPISRAPTVGIPVVSANADAGAACH encoded by the coding sequence ATGAGCTACGACACCGCCCACCCCCTGCAGCAGCGCCTGGTCCAGCAGTTCGGCGCCCGCTGGATCACGCCCGAGACGCTCGACGCCTTCCTCGCCGAGGCGGGTGACCGCGTGCTCTTCCTCAGCGGCGACCCGGTGCGCTTCCCCGAGGCGCTGGACGTGGCCGTCGTGCTACCCGAGTTGCAGGCCGCCCACCCGGGCCGCTTCGCCGTCGGCGTGGTCGACCGTGAGCACGAGACCGAGATCGCCCGCCGCTTCGGCAGCAACCGCTGGCCCGCGCTGGTCTTCCTGCGCGACGGTGCCTACGTTACCGTCCTGCCCGGCATGCACGACTGGACCGAGTACGTGGCCAAGGTCGGCGAGGCGCTGGAGGCCCCGATCAGCCGGGCCCCCACCGTCGGCATCCCGGTCGTCTCGGCGAATGCCGATGCCGGCGCTGCCTGCCACTGA
- a CDS encoding hydrogenase small subunit: METFYEVMRRQGISRRSLLKYSSLTATSLGLGPAFVPQIVHAMETKPRTPVLWLHGLECTCCSESFIRSAHPLAKDVVLSMISLDYDDTLMAAAGHQAEAILDEIITKYKGNYILAVEGNPPLNEDGMFCIQSGKPFIEKLKRVAKDCKAIIAWGSCASWGCVQAAKPNPTRATPIDKVITDKPIIKVPGCPPIAEVMTGVITYMLTFDKIPELDRQGRPKMFYSQRIHDKCYRRPHFDAGQFVEAFDDEYAKRGYCLYKVGCKGPTTYNACSTVMWNEGTSFPIKAGHGCIGCSEDGFWDKGSFYNRLTDIHQFGIEANADKVGGTAAAIVGAGVAAHAAVSAIKRAATKPQATQTTSGQ; encoded by the coding sequence ATGGAAACGTTTTACGAGGTGATGCGCCGCCAGGGCATCTCGCGCCGCAGCCTTCTGAAGTACAGCTCGCTGACCGCCACGTCGCTCGGCCTGGGCCCGGCCTTCGTGCCGCAGATCGTGCACGCGATGGAGACCAAGCCGCGCACGCCGGTGCTGTGGCTGCACGGGCTGGAGTGCACCTGCTGCTCGGAATCCTTCATCCGCTCGGCACACCCGCTGGCCAAGGACGTGGTGCTGTCGATGATCAGCCTGGACTACGACGACACGCTGATGGCCGCCGCCGGCCACCAGGCCGAGGCGATCCTGGACGAGATCATCACGAAGTACAAGGGCAACTACATCCTGGCCGTGGAGGGCAATCCGCCGCTCAACGAGGACGGGATGTTCTGCATCCAGTCGGGCAAGCCCTTCATCGAAAAGCTCAAGCGCGTGGCCAAGGACTGCAAGGCCATCATCGCCTGGGGCTCCTGCGCCAGCTGGGGCTGCGTGCAGGCTGCCAAGCCGAACCCGACGCGCGCCACGCCGATCGACAAGGTGATCACCGACAAGCCGATCATCAAGGTGCCGGGCTGCCCGCCCATCGCCGAGGTGATGACCGGCGTGATCACCTACATGCTGACCTTCGACAAGATCCCCGAGCTGGACCGCCAGGGCCGGCCGAAGATGTTCTACAGCCAGCGCATCCACGACAAGTGCTACCGCCGGCCGCACTTCGACGCCGGCCAGTTCGTCGAGGCCTTCGACGACGAGTACGCTAAGCGCGGCTACTGCCTCTACAAGGTCGGCTGCAAGGGCCCGACCACCTACAACGCCTGCTCCACGGTGATGTGGAACGAGGGCACGAGCTTCCCGATCAAGGCCGGCCACGGCTGCATCGGCTGCTCGGAAGACGGCTTCTGGGACAAGGGTTCGTTCTACAACCGCCTGACCGACATCCACCAGTTCGGCATCGAGGCCAATGCCGACAAGGTCGGCGGCACGGCCGCAGCGATCGTTGGCGCCGGTGTGGCCGCCCACGCGGCGGTCTCGGCCATCAAGCGTGCGGCCACCAAGCCGCAGGCGACGCAGACCACGTCGGGTCAGTGA
- a CDS encoding HyaD/HybD family hydrogenase maturation endopeptidase, with product MTASTPESTCHPTRDTLLEDPEDAIVVLGIGNVLWADEGFGVRCVEALQQRWDLAPNVQLIDGGTQGLYLIHHVQAAQRLIIFDAVDYGLPPGTLKIVENEEVPKFLGAKKMSLHQTGFQEVLMLAQLTGHYPEQVLLIGCQPEELEDYGGSLRESVKLAMEDALALGVDRLRAWGAEPRTRQAPPDHSEAVTLPTLGLAAYESGRPDAGLACRVGDERFLMTLPGNHPDGTPAAAASTT from the coding sequence ATGACTGCCTCCACGCCCGAAAGCACCTGTCACCCTACCCGTGACACCCTGCTGGAAGATCCGGAAGACGCCATCGTCGTGCTCGGCATCGGCAACGTGCTCTGGGCCGACGAGGGCTTCGGCGTGCGCTGCGTCGAGGCCCTGCAGCAGCGCTGGGACCTGGCGCCCAACGTGCAGCTGATCGACGGCGGCACCCAGGGCCTGTACCTCATCCACCACGTGCAGGCCGCGCAGCGGCTCATCATCTTCGACGCGGTGGACTACGGCCTGCCGCCCGGCACGCTCAAGATCGTCGAGAACGAGGAAGTGCCCAAGTTCCTCGGCGCCAAGAAGATGAGCCTGCACCAGACCGGCTTCCAGGAGGTGCTGATGCTGGCCCAGCTCACCGGCCACTACCCCGAGCAGGTGCTGCTGATCGGCTGCCAGCCCGAGGAGCTGGAGGACTACGGCGGCAGCCTGCGCGAGAGCGTCAAGCTGGCGATGGAAGACGCCCTGGCGCTGGGCGTGGACCGGCTGCGCGCCTGGGGCGCCGAGCCCCGCACCCGCCAAGCCCCGCCCGACCACTCGGAGGCCGTGACCCTGCCGACCCTGGGCCTGGCGGCCTACGAATCCGGCCGCCCGGACGCCGGGCTGGCCTGCCGCGTCGGCGACGAACGCTTCCTGATGACCCTGCCGGGCAACCACCCGGACGGCACGCCGGCCGCGGCCGCGTCGACCACCTGA
- a CDS encoding nickel-dependent hydrogenase large subunit — MGAIETQGFKLDDSGRRIVVDPVTRIEGHMRCEVNVDKDNVIRNAVSTGTMWRGLEVILKGRDPRDAWAFVERICGVCTGTHALTSVRAVEDALGIKIPKNAHLLRELFNKTLQVHDHAVHFYHLHALDWVDVVSALKADPKKTSELQQLVSPSHPMSSPGYFRDVQNRLKKFVESGQLGPFMNGYWGNKAYVLPAEANLMAVTHYLEALDLQKEWVKVHTIIGGKNPHPNFLVGGMPCAINIDGNGAAGAPINMERLNFIKARIDEMVEFVKNVYLPDVLAIGTLYKHAGWLHGGGLSATNVLDYGEFPKVNYDKSTDQLPGGAIINGNWDEILPVDPRDPEQVQEFVTHSWYKYADAIGGDNKGLHPWDGVTEPNYKPEGPKFKGSRTAIEQVDESAKYSWIKAPRWRGHAMEVGPLPRYILAYAHAKKGNKYAQRPKEQLEFAAQMINSAIPKALGLPETQFTLKQMLPSTIGRTLARCLEAQYCAEMMVDDHAELIANIKAGDTATANVDKWDPASWPKEAKGVGCTAAPRGGLAHWIRIKEGRIENYQCVVPTTWNGSPRDHKGQIGAFEASLMNTPMANPEQPLEILRTLHSFDPCLACSTHVMSPDGQELTTVKVR; from the coding sequence ATGGGCGCGATTGAAACGCAAGGCTTCAAGCTCGACGACAGCGGGCGCCGCATCGTCGTCGACCCGGTCACCCGCATCGAAGGCCACATGCGCTGCGAGGTGAACGTCGACAAGGACAACGTCATCCGCAACGCCGTCTCCACCGGCACGATGTGGCGCGGCCTCGAAGTGATCCTGAAGGGCCGCGATCCGCGCGACGCCTGGGCGTTCGTGGAACGCATCTGCGGCGTGTGCACCGGCACGCACGCGCTGACCAGCGTGCGCGCGGTCGAGGACGCACTGGGCATCAAGATCCCGAAGAACGCCCACCTGCTGCGCGAGCTGTTCAACAAGACGCTGCAGGTGCACGACCACGCGGTGCACTTCTACCACCTGCACGCGCTGGACTGGGTGGACGTGGTCAGCGCGCTCAAGGCCGACCCGAAGAAGACCAGCGAGCTGCAGCAGCTGGTGTCGCCGAGCCACCCGATGTCGTCGCCGGGCTACTTCCGCGACGTGCAGAACCGGCTGAAGAAGTTCGTCGAGTCCGGCCAGCTCGGGCCCTTCATGAACGGCTACTGGGGCAACAAGGCCTATGTGCTGCCCGCCGAAGCCAACCTGATGGCCGTCACCCACTACCTGGAGGCGCTGGACCTGCAAAAGGAGTGGGTGAAGGTGCACACCATCATCGGTGGCAAGAACCCGCACCCGAACTTCCTGGTCGGCGGCATGCCCTGCGCCATCAACATCGACGGCAACGGTGCTGCCGGTGCGCCGATCAACATGGAGCGGCTGAACTTCATCAAGGCGCGCATCGACGAGATGGTGGAGTTCGTCAAGAACGTCTACTTGCCCGACGTGCTGGCCATCGGCACGCTCTACAAGCACGCCGGCTGGCTGCACGGCGGCGGCCTGTCGGCCACCAATGTGCTGGACTACGGCGAGTTCCCGAAGGTCAACTACGACAAGTCGACCGACCAGCTGCCCGGCGGCGCGATCATCAACGGCAACTGGGACGAGATCCTGCCGGTCGACCCGCGCGACCCGGAGCAGGTGCAGGAGTTCGTCACCCACAGCTGGTACAAGTACGCCGACGCCATTGGGGGCGACAACAAGGGCCTGCACCCCTGGGACGGCGTCACCGAACCGAACTACAAGCCCGAGGGCCCGAAGTTCAAGGGCAGCCGCACCGCCATCGAGCAGGTCGACGAGAGCGCCAAGTACAGCTGGATCAAGGCCCCGCGCTGGCGCGGCCACGCGATGGAGGTCGGCCCGCTGCCGCGCTACATCCTGGCCTACGCCCACGCCAAGAAGGGCAACAAGTACGCCCAGCGCCCGAAGGAGCAGCTGGAGTTCGCCGCCCAGATGATCAACAGCGCCATCCCGAAGGCACTGGGCCTGCCGGAAACGCAGTTCACGCTCAAGCAGATGCTGCCCAGCACCATCGGCCGCACGCTGGCGCGCTGCCTGGAAGCGCAGTACTGTGCCGAGATGATGGTGGACGACCACGCCGAGTTGATCGCCAACATCAAGGCCGGCGACACCGCCACCGCCAACGTCGACAAGTGGGACCCGGCCTCCTGGCCGAAGGAAGCCAAGGGCGTGGGCTGCACCGCCGCGCCGCGCGGCGGCCTGGCGCACTGGATCCGGATCAAGGAAGGGCGCATCGAGAACTACCAGTGCGTGGTGCCCACCACGTGGAACGGCAGCCCGCGTGACCACAAGGGCCAGATCGGCGCCTTCGAGGCCTCGCTGATGAACACGCCAATGGCCAACCCGGAGCAGCCACTGGAGATCCTGCGCACGCTGCACAGCTTCGACCCCTGCCTGGCCTGCTCCACCCACGTGATGAGCCCGGACGGACAGGAACTCACCACCGTCAAGGTGCGTTGA
- a CDS encoding HypC/HybG/HupF family hydrogenase formation chaperone — translation MCIGIPMQVIETRPGHALVQGRGEVRLVNTALVDEPAAGDWLLVFLDGAREAITPERAAEVDATLDLLDAVMAGNTATAADTEAAFDLPSMMSADQLAALTGAAPRS, via the coding sequence ATGTGCATCGGCATCCCCATGCAGGTCATCGAGACCCGGCCCGGCCACGCGCTGGTGCAAGGGCGTGGAGAAGTCCGCCTCGTCAACACCGCGCTGGTCGACGAGCCGGCCGCCGGTGACTGGCTGCTGGTCTTCCTCGACGGCGCCCGCGAGGCGATCACGCCCGAGCGCGCCGCTGAAGTCGATGCCACCCTCGACCTGCTCGACGCCGTGATGGCCGGCAACACCGCCACCGCTGCCGACACCGAGGCGGCCTTTGACCTGCCTTCGATGATGAGCGCCGACCAACTCGCTGCGCTCACCGGCGCCGCGCCGCGCAGCTGA